A DNA window from Primulina tabacum isolate GXHZ01 chromosome 12, ASM2559414v2, whole genome shotgun sequence contains the following coding sequences:
- the LOC142520475 gene encoding uncharacterized protein LOC142520475 has translation MAEINSVGTVNQNSLQELENDAHEAYDQEPCLKYEKEDTLMQQHPRRPNLSSLEIPVRSLESTLSDFTRIDVPSPNSIRAGLPPRPNSAKFISSVRNLLPQKSFAGCKNLSRDDGKKVLITPDTPLSDKPSTSRSFSLNKILFSSSTKSAHSLPVTPIPDVDPKSSHENHNNRQFKTPITEVKQHMMRSFSVPVNVKTRSLRGADSLGGLIRVISRNQSAISVDTASTDISPDNESDDGEDIPEEEAVCRICFVELGEGGETLKMECSCKGELALCHKDCAVKWFSIKGNKTCDVCKQDVRNLPVTLLKIQNPPNASRRSAGLQQREAARYRVWQDVPVLVMVSMLAYFCFLEQLLVSDMGARALAISLPFSCVLGLLSSMIASTMVSKGYIWAYASFQFAIVILFAHIFYTVLKVNSILSILLSSFTGFGIAISTNSLLVEYLRWRSSRHPHSSAQQRSNIVQSQSGQRRHQHRQQHQHRNHQIHHQHQQPAAQFNEYNQVIQNPSAHHIPVGSSQSTVQQQETVLQNI, from the exons ATGGCGGAGATTAACAGTGTTGGAACAGTgaatcaaaattctcttcaagAACTTGAGAATGATGCCCATGAGGCTTATGATCAG GAACCTTGTCTGAAGTATGAAAAAGAAGACACCTTAATGCAGCAACACCCAAGACGGCCAAACCTCTCGTCGTTGGAAATACCTGTGCGTTCTTTGGAAAGTACACTGTCCGATTTTACGAGGATTGATGTTCCAAGCCCAAATTCCATAAGAGCAGGATTGCCACCCAGACCAAATTCAGCAAAATTTATATCATCTGTTAGAAACCTGCTTCCCCAGAAAAGCTTCGCAGGTTGTAAAAATCTATCTCGGGATGATGGTAAAAAAGTTCTGATTACCCCGGATACACCTCTATCAGACAAACCCTCGACTTCAAGGTCGTTTTCTCTAAACAAAATTTTGTTCTCTTCCTCAACAAAATCGGCACATTCTTTACCCGTCACACCAATTCCTGATGTTGATCCTAAGTCCTCACATGAAAATCACAACAATCGCCAATTTAAAACACCT ATAACAGAAGTTAAACAACACATGATGCGGTCATTTTCTGTTCCAGTTAATGTCAAGACAAGAAGCTTGAGGGGGGCAGATTCTTTGGGAGGTTTGATTCGTGTAATATCCAGAAATCAGTCGGCCATATCAGTTGATACTGCCTCCACAGATATATCCCCTGACAATGAATCTG ATGATGGTGAAGACATTCCGGAAGAAGAAGCTGTATGCAGAATTTGTTTTGTTGAACTTGGAGAAGGGGGTGAAACGTTGAAGATGGAGTGCAGCTGCAAAGGAGAGCTTGCACTTTGCCACAAGGATTGTGCTGTGAAGTGGTTTAGCATCAAAGGTAATAAAACCTGTGATGTTTGTAAGCAGGATGTCCGTAACCTTCCTGTAACATTGCTTAAAATACAAAATCCTCCGAATGCCTCAAGAAGATCCGCTGGACTGCAGCAAAGGGAAGCTGCTCGCTATAG GGTCTGGCAGGATGTCCCCGTTCTTGTCATGGTCAGCATGCTTGCATATTTCTGTTTTTTGGAGCAGCTTTTG GTATCTGACATGGGAGCTCGAGCTCTTGCCATATCTTTGCCATTTTCTTGTGTTTTAGGACTTCTTTCATCTATGATAGCATCTACTATGG TGAGCAAGGGATACATATGGGCTTATGCTTCATTCCAGTTTGCCATAGTCATCCTATTCGCTCATATATTCTACACAGTG CTCAAAGTAAACTCTATCCTGTCTATTCTACTTTCCTCATTCACTGGGTTTGGAATCGCAATCAGCACCAACTCACTTCTTGTCGAGTACTTGAGATGGAGATCAAGCCGTCATCCCCATTCTTCAGCACAGCAAAGAAGCAACATTGTGCAGTCACAAAGTGGGCAGAGGCGTCACCAACACCGGCAGCAGCATCAGCACCGAAATCATCAAATTCATCACCAACATCAGCAACCAGCTGCGCAATTTAATGAGTATAATCAAGTAATTCAAAATCCATCGGCACATCATATCCCTGTTGGATCATCACAAAGCACCGTGCAACAGCAGGAAACTGTATTGCAGAACATTTAA